The following proteins are co-located in the Acinetobacter shaoyimingii genome:
- the gspE gene encoding type II secretion system ATPase GspE: MQVLKQLQIPYSFAKKHGVLLRYEGDQVFIVRRQDTSAIAIQEARRFLGRQAQHQLSSEQDFNQMLSASYAGETGESQQVAAGLEDHPDLLSLADQVPETEDLMDQEDDAPIVRLINALLSEAIRVGASDIHIEAFEKKLSVRLRVDGQLREIVQPRRELAPLLVSRIKVMAKLDIAEKRVPQDGRISLRLAGREVDVRVSTLPSSHGERVVMRLLDKQAGRLNMTHLGLMKDDYERLTQLVHRPHGIILVTGPTGSGKTTTLYAALSDLNDGSKNILTAEDPIEYQLEGIGQTQVNTKVDMTFARALKAMLRQDPDVVMVGEIRDLETAEIAVQASLTGHLVLSTLHTNTAIGAVTRLKDMGIEPFLLSSSLIGVIAQRLVRTLCSHCHTTKPADDFERGLFANLNLQGELQLPQPKGCDHCSHTGFMGRTAIYEIVPVDEQMRRLIHGNAAEYELEDYARKQSGSIRDDGLRKVLEGKTTLEEVLRVTNEAAE, encoded by the coding sequence ATGCAAGTACTCAAACAACTACAAATACCGTATAGTTTTGCAAAAAAGCATGGCGTCTTACTACGTTATGAAGGCGATCAAGTTTTTATCGTACGTCGACAGGATACCTCAGCCATTGCTATTCAGGAAGCCCGTCGTTTTTTAGGACGTCAAGCGCAACATCAACTCAGTTCTGAACAAGATTTTAATCAGATGCTCAGCGCCAGTTATGCAGGTGAAACAGGGGAGTCTCAACAAGTTGCCGCAGGTTTGGAAGATCATCCGGACTTACTCAGTTTAGCCGATCAAGTGCCTGAAACAGAAGACCTAATGGATCAGGAAGATGATGCACCGATCGTCCGACTCATTAATGCCTTATTGTCCGAAGCGATTCGAGTGGGTGCATCCGATATTCATATTGAAGCATTTGAGAAAAAATTATCGGTTCGTTTACGGGTCGATGGTCAACTGCGTGAAATTGTGCAGCCACGCCGTGAACTGGCACCGCTGTTGGTGTCACGTATTAAAGTCATGGCGAAACTGGATATTGCGGAAAAACGTGTTCCGCAAGATGGTCGTATCTCGTTAAGACTTGCAGGTCGTGAAGTGGATGTGCGTGTATCCACGCTTCCATCATCACATGGTGAACGAGTGGTAATGCGTTTGCTTGATAAGCAAGCAGGTCGCTTAAATATGACGCACTTGGGTCTCATGAAAGATGATTATGAGCGTTTGACCCAGTTGGTACATCGTCCACATGGCATTATTTTGGTGACTGGTCCAACAGGTTCGGGGAAGACCACCACGCTTTATGCGGCACTATCTGACTTAAATGATGGTTCGAAAAATATTTTAACCGCTGAAGATCCGATCGAATATCAACTTGAAGGTATTGGGCAGACTCAGGTCAATACCAAAGTGGATATGACCTTTGCTCGTGCTTTAAAAGCGATGCTTCGTCAAGATCCAGATGTGGTGATGGTGGGTGAGATTCGTGATTTAGAAACCGCTGAAATTGCAGTTCAAGCCTCACTGACAGGTCACTTGGTGCTGTCAACTTTACATACCAATACTGCCATTGGTGCGGTGACCCGTTTAAAAGATATGGGCATTGAACCATTTTTATTGTCCAGTTCTTTGATTGGCGTAATTGCGCAGCGTTTGGTTCGTACACTTTGTTCGCATTGCCATACGACTAAACCTGCCGATGATTTTGAACGTGGTTTATTCGCCAATTTGAATTTGCAAGGTGAGCTTCAATTGCCGCAACCGAAAGGCTGTGATCATTGTTCGCATACGGGATTTATGGGACGAACTGCGATTTATGAAATTGTGCCTGTGGATGAGCAAATGCGTCGGCTGATTCATGGCAATGCAGCGGAATATGAGCTTGAGGATTATGCACGTAAACAATCGGGTTCAATTCGGGATGATGGTTTGCGTAAAGTTTTGGAAGGGAAGACCACACTTGAAGAAGTGTTAAGAGTGACCAATGAAGCGGCGGAGTGA
- a CDS encoding AIPR family protein — MNNFVFGVKDFFSTQPKLVRNKDIENFAEISNHLFENAASFRENPTLKLYYVTTGKWTNDTNLLGIKESSIDTLEGTNLFEKVTFTLYGAREISNAYRKTKESTSTTFNFNNRITIPKINGVSQAYIGLLPYNEFIKIVSDEDDNLLNVFEDNVRDFQGDNTDVNGGIASTVINEGSEIFSVLNNGITIVASTISPTGDQFTITDYQIVNGCQTSNVLYNNRKNNNILNISIPVKLIATNDEEVKTRITLATNNQTPIKKEQLASLTQFQRSLEQYYNSYTGESKIYYERRSKQYNGDNSVLKSKIITVPYQIKSFAAMFLDEPHNVTSFFGTIVKKLNEEKAQIFNSDHTYSPYYTSAFAYYKLETFFRKGSIDSSYKKVRFHILMLFRLLNNDEQLPPFNSKKMDKYCEKLLTILNNEGKALRSFNRCLEIIDKSGFNKADKQDVKLASKTRLLTDYIKNL; from the coding sequence ATGAATAATTTTGTATTCGGTGTAAAAGATTTTTTTAGTACTCAACCAAAATTAGTAAGAAACAAAGATATTGAAAATTTCGCTGAAATATCTAACCATTTATTTGAAAATGCTGCAAGTTTTAGAGAAAATCCTACTCTAAAATTATATTATGTAACAACAGGAAAATGGACTAATGATACAAATTTATTAGGTATTAAAGAAAGTAGTATAGACACTCTAGAAGGAACAAATTTATTTGAAAAAGTAACTTTTACACTATATGGAGCAAGAGAAATTTCAAATGCTTATAGAAAGACTAAAGAATCCACATCAACCACTTTTAATTTTAATAATAGAATTACAATTCCTAAAATAAATGGTGTATCCCAAGCATACATTGGACTATTACCTTATAATGAATTCATTAAAATTGTATCTGATGAAGACGATAATTTATTAAATGTATTCGAGGATAACGTACGCGACTTCCAAGGTGATAATACTGATGTAAACGGAGGAATAGCATCCACAGTTATTAATGAAGGATCAGAAATATTTAGTGTGCTTAATAATGGTATAACTATTGTTGCTAGTACTATTTCTCCAACAGGAGACCAATTTACAATCACGGATTATCAAATTGTAAATGGTTGTCAAACAAGTAATGTTCTTTATAATAATCGTAAAAATAATAATATATTGAATATTTCCATACCTGTTAAACTAATCGCAACAAATGATGAAGAAGTTAAAACTAGAATTACATTAGCAACTAACAACCAAACTCCGATAAAAAAAGAGCAACTTGCATCTTTAACACAGTTCCAAAGAAGCTTAGAGCAATATTATAACTCCTATACAGGTGAAAGTAAGATTTATTATGAAAGACGATCTAAACAATACAATGGTGATAACTCAGTCCTTAAATCAAAAATCATTACAGTTCCTTATCAAATTAAATCTTTTGCAGCTATGTTTCTAGATGAACCTCATAACGTAACCAGCTTTTTTGGTACTATAGTAAAAAAACTCAATGAAGAAAAGGCACAAATTTTTAATAGTGATCATACCTATTCTCCTTATTACACAAGTGCATTTGCCTATTATAAATTAGAAACTTTCTTTCGTAAGGGCAGTATAGACTCAAGCTATAAAAAAGTTAGATTTCATATATTAATGCTCTTTAGACTTTTAAATAACGATGAGCAATTACCTCCATTTAATAGTAAGAAGATGGACAAATACTGTGAAAAGCTTTTAACGATATTAAACAATGAAGGTAAAGCTTTAAGGTCTTTTAATAGATGTTTAGAAATTATAGATAAATCTGGATTCAACAAAGCAGATAAACAAGATGTTAAATTAGCAAGTAAAACAAGGCTTCTAACAGACTATATAAAGAATTTATAA
- a CDS encoding organic hydroperoxide resistance protein yields the protein MSLEKIAYTAHAKATGGRDGHATSSDGILDVKLAVPKEMGGPGGGTNPEQLFAAGYSACFLGAMKFVANRDKLKITPDAYIEGEVSIGPIPTGFGIAATLNIHLEGLEQNEAQKLVDAAHIVCPYSNATRGNIDVTLNVIV from the coding sequence ATGTCTTTAGAAAAAATTGCTTATACAGCACATGCCAAAGCAACAGGTGGTCGTGATGGTCATGCAACATCATCGGACGGTATTTTAGATGTCAAACTGGCTGTGCCAAAAGAAATGGGTGGTCCAGGGGGCGGAACGAATCCAGAACAGCTTTTTGCAGCAGGTTATTCGGCGTGTTTCTTAGGGGCGATGAAGTTTGTGGCAAACCGTGACAAACTCAAAATTACACCTGATGCTTATATTGAAGGTGAAGTGAGTATTGGTCCAATTCCTACAGGTTTTGGGATTGCAGCGACTTTGAATATTCATTTGGAAGGTTTAGAGCAAAACGAGGCGCAAAAGCTTGTAGATGCTGCGCATATTGTGTGTCCATATTCGAATGCGACACGTGGCAATATTGATGTGACTTTGAATGTGATTGTTTGA
- a CDS encoding carbon-nitrogen hydrolase family protein translates to MTLLSIAQMNSQNSIEENFSVIESLIQKSKVQGASLIVFPENFACFAAGKQRETAERFEEIQQRLETLAHQYQIWIVAGTLPCPYRPDGTVVPDGRVRTTSLCISPERTEARYDKIHLFDVQVGDAVGGYQESTFFEPGDDVIVAKTPFGNIGLMVCYDLRFPELALSLRSKGANILTAPSAFTYTTGQMHWQMLIQARAMDSQCQVLGAAQQGWHGEKRQTWGHSAAANSRGQLLDIVTDEGAQLITVPFDLEEQAKVRESMPLMQHRRLLQL, encoded by the coding sequence ATGACTTTACTTTCTATTGCTCAAATGAATTCGCAAAATAGCATTGAAGAAAACTTCAGTGTGATTGAATCATTAATTCAAAAAAGTAAAGTTCAAGGTGCATCCTTGATTGTGTTTCCTGAGAACTTTGCCTGTTTTGCTGCGGGTAAACAACGAGAAACCGCTGAACGTTTTGAAGAAATTCAACAACGTTTAGAGACGCTCGCCCATCAATATCAAATCTGGATTGTGGCAGGTACATTGCCTTGCCCTTACCGCCCAGATGGCACAGTCGTGCCCGATGGTCGTGTCCGCACAACAAGTTTGTGCATTAGTCCTGAACGTACTGAAGCTCGTTACGACAAAATTCACTTGTTTGATGTACAAGTGGGTGATGCTGTGGGTGGGTATCAGGAATCTACGTTTTTTGAACCTGGTGATGATGTGATCGTTGCCAAAACACCTTTTGGTAATATCGGTTTGATGGTGTGTTATGACTTGCGCTTTCCTGAACTGGCTTTAAGTTTGCGGAGCAAAGGTGCAAATATCTTGACTGCTCCTTCTGCATTTACCTACACCACGGGTCAAATGCACTGGCAAATGTTAATTCAAGCCCGTGCTATGGACAGTCAATGTCAGGTTTTAGGTGCTGCTCAACAAGGTTGGCATGGTGAAAAACGTCAAACTTGGGGGCACAGTGCTGCGGCGAATAGTCGTGGACAACTGCTCGACATTGTGACTGATGAAGGTGCTCAATTGATTACCGTGCCTTTTGATTTGGAAGAACAAGCTAAAGTTCGTGAGTCGATGCCTTTGATGCAACATCGTAGACTGCTTCAGCTCTGA
- the gigB gene encoding anti-anti-sigma factor GigB: MSTGHVEYASLNGTHIFKLIGEVRAQSCISLDKLLSRIEQQENVVGAIVDLTQTTFIDSTVLGILAKLGLKLKQIHQIQAVMLSTNPDITTLANSMGLGQVFVILNYCGDPNVCTRELLDEHISHNTMLSTVLDAHRTLMKLNESNQNMFEPLVKQLEKQQDTIDHSI, translated from the coding sequence ATGTCAACAGGTCATGTTGAATATGCAAGCTTGAACGGAACGCATATCTTCAAACTTATTGGTGAAGTGCGAGCCCAATCTTGCATTAGTCTAGACAAACTTTTGTCTCGGATTGAACAACAAGAGAACGTCGTAGGCGCTATTGTTGATTTAACCCAAACCACATTTATAGATAGTACTGTTTTAGGTATTTTAGCCAAGCTCGGTTTAAAGCTTAAACAGATACATCAAATTCAAGCTGTAATGTTATCGACCAATCCAGATATTACAACGCTTGCCAATAGCATGGGCTTAGGGCAGGTTTTCGTGATCCTCAATTATTGTGGTGATCCGAATGTTTGTACGCGTGAATTACTCGATGAACACATTTCACATAACACAATGTTATCGACTGTTCTTGATGCACATAGAACATTGATGAAATTGAATGAAAGCAATCAAAACATGTTTGAACCTTTAGTCAAACAACTCGAAAAGCAGCAAGATACCATCGATCATAGTATCTAG
- the gigA gene encoding RsbU family protein phosphatase GigA, giving the protein MYFIQPTRTIPNLDEVLNTLPSLQMIRIEDIELYDSTIIAIADVNDFLHYQWSLPTIVIGRENEGTELSQAWEMGALAGWIWTRLPANPEHSLLKIDAQYKRNQDSRDLPSAAELQKKLLPNPIELQNYKVETLFKPSAYLSGDWYDYWKISDKEIIFYLADVSGHGVTSSLLTSWMAAFHGRSKTPRELLKKLNGMLVQENIEKHITMLAGILNLETHELKWSSAGHYPPAIIFEPNQPPRVLNTSSFPLGLTEELEIEEHVTTLNRHARFIICSDGALEPFEGGLNEQFSQLVYHLQNQSFQAPEHVADDIAILSIRRIN; this is encoded by the coding sequence ATGTATTTCATTCAACCTACACGAACTATCCCGAATTTAGATGAAGTGCTTAATACACTTCCAAGTTTGCAGATGATTCGTATTGAAGACATTGAGTTATATGATTCAACCATCATCGCCATTGCCGACGTAAATGACTTTCTTCACTATCAATGGTCATTGCCTACGATTGTGATCGGTCGTGAAAATGAAGGTACTGAACTTTCTCAAGCATGGGAAATGGGTGCGTTGGCGGGTTGGATTTGGACACGACTGCCTGCAAATCCTGAACATTCACTTCTTAAAATTGATGCGCAGTATAAGCGTAACCAAGATAGTCGTGATCTGCCTTCAGCTGCCGAACTGCAAAAGAAACTTCTTCCCAATCCTATAGAGCTACAAAACTATAAAGTCGAAACCCTGTTTAAACCGTCAGCGTATTTGTCTGGAGATTGGTACGATTACTGGAAAATAAGCGATAAAGAAATTATTTTTTATCTTGCTGATGTTTCAGGACATGGTGTAACCAGCTCTTTACTCACCTCTTGGATGGCTGCGTTTCATGGTCGCTCAAAAACCCCACGTGAGTTATTAAAGAAGCTCAATGGTATGTTAGTACAAGAAAATATCGAAAAGCATATCACTATGCTTGCAGGTATTTTAAATTTGGAAACCCATGAGTTGAAATGGTCAAGTGCGGGTCATTACCCCCCTGCAATTATTTTTGAACCCAATCAACCACCACGTGTTTTAAACACCAGTAGTTTCCCACTTGGTCTGACTGAAGAACTTGAGATTGAAGAACATGTGACAACCTTAAATCGTCATGCTCGGTTTATTATTTGTTCAGATGGTGCTTTAGAGCCTTTTGAAGGTGGATTGAACGAACAATTTTCACAATTGGTCTATCACTTGCAAAATCAATCATTCCAAGCCCCTGAGCATGTTGCAGATGATATTGCCATCTTAAGTATCAGAAGAATCAATTAA
- a CDS encoding MlaA family lipoprotein, which yields MRRINLLWASMFIAGLSAHVSAQTSDKAYIENSSIENNSPSNNLGTKTEQNATSSEALTIDDDKSVRHPRLEALKELKGIKIDDLKVNATAAQEDHVKDPLQPLNRQIYDLNDYIDQKFARPVALQYKAKVPSDVRGSYRGFRKNMGEPWNAINQAAQGRFVRAVKSLGRFTLNTVTTLGLADPASRLGLETEEESLGTTLGYYGVPSGPYLMLPVLGPSTFRDGFGRIVDSQGRLQKYVFQKDRVYYGDYLAGGIDSRAQLLDVEDVLQGDKYAALRDIYLQRKAFEIAEKKGVQQDSDLFINDDLDETATADPQ from the coding sequence ATGCGTCGTATAAATTTATTATGGGCGAGTATGTTCATCGCAGGTTTAAGCGCTCACGTCAGTGCCCAAACAAGTGATAAAGCATATATAGAGAATAGTTCTATAGAAAATAATTCGCCTAGTAATAATCTCGGTACAAAGACGGAACAGAATGCGACTTCATCTGAGGCACTCACCATAGATGATGATAAATCTGTTAGACATCCTCGTCTGGAAGCATTGAAAGAGCTTAAAGGGATTAAGATTGATGACTTAAAGGTTAATGCTACTGCGGCTCAAGAAGATCATGTTAAAGATCCACTACAACCTTTAAACCGACAAATTTATGACTTAAACGATTATATTGACCAAAAATTTGCCCGCCCTGTTGCTCTTCAATATAAGGCAAAAGTGCCTTCAGATGTTCGTGGCTCATATCGTGGCTTCCGTAAAAATATGGGAGAACCTTGGAATGCGATTAACCAAGCTGCGCAAGGTCGATTTGTTCGTGCCGTAAAATCCTTGGGACGTTTTACGCTAAATACAGTCACCACTTTAGGGTTGGCCGATCCCGCTTCACGTTTAGGTTTAGAAACTGAAGAAGAAAGTTTGGGCACTACACTGGGCTATTATGGTGTCCCTTCTGGTCCATATCTTATGTTGCCTGTACTTGGTCCAAGTACTTTCCGAGATGGTTTTGGTCGTATTGTCGATAGCCAAGGTCGTCTACAAAAATATGTGTTCCAAAAAGATCGTGTTTATTATGGAGACTACCTCGCAGGTGGTATTGACTCTCGTGCACAATTATTAGATGTAGAAGATGTGTTACAGGGTGATAAATACGCAGCATTACGTGATATCTATTTACAACGTAAAGCGTTCGAAATTGCTGAGAAAAAAGGTGTACAACAAGATTCAGACTTATTTATTAATGATGATCTTGATGAAACAGCAACTGCTGATCCGCAGTAA
- a CDS encoding acyl-CoA desaturase, whose protein sequence is MYIKTEVPTIYVNKLTNAVSGRVVWSPLKSIWVTTMYLLGIYAIFYTFSFQNLLVFLVTSAITLCLGHSLGMHRRLIHQSYTCPKWLEYLFVHLGVIVGLAGPFGMVRTHDTRDWAQRQGKCHTYFSHGSSFIKDGFWQLHCDLILDHPPQFKAEPILDTPFYQFMEKTWIVQQLRLMCILWLIGGWQWVLWGTCLRVAVSVTGHWLIGYFAHNVGHRSWHVDGAGVQGYNIKFCGLITMGECWHNNHHAFPGSAKLGLEKGQTDPGWWVLLVLKRMGLVNHLVLVEDLPKRNELIKIDQ, encoded by the coding sequence ATGTATATAAAAACAGAAGTTCCAACAATTTATGTCAATAAATTAACCAATGCAGTTTCAGGCCGTGTCGTTTGGTCACCATTAAAGTCAATCTGGGTGACAACTATGTATTTGCTTGGTATCTATGCAATTTTTTATACGTTTTCATTTCAGAATTTATTAGTCTTTTTAGTTACTTCAGCAATAACTTTATGTTTAGGTCATTCGCTTGGTATGCACAGAAGGTTAATTCATCAAAGTTATACATGTCCAAAATGGTTAGAATATTTATTTGTGCATTTGGGTGTCATTGTTGGATTAGCGGGACCATTTGGAATGGTACGCACACACGATACTCGGGATTGGGCGCAACGACAGGGTAAATGTCACACTTATTTTTCTCATGGAAGCTCATTTATAAAAGATGGATTTTGGCAATTGCATTGTGATTTGATCCTAGACCATCCTCCTCAATTCAAAGCGGAACCTATATTAGATACACCTTTTTACCAATTTATGGAAAAGACTTGGATAGTTCAACAATTGCGTTTAATGTGCATTTTATGGCTCATTGGTGGATGGCAATGGGTGTTATGGGGAACTTGTTTACGTGTAGCTGTTTCTGTTACAGGTCATTGGTTAATCGGCTATTTTGCTCATAACGTTGGACATCGATCCTGGCATGTCGATGGTGCAGGTGTACAAGGCTATAATATTAAATTTTGTGGCTTAATCACTATGGGGGAATGTTGGCACAATAACCATCATGCATTTCCAGGATCAGCAAAACTGGGCTTAGAAAAAGGGCAAACGGATCCGGGGTGGTGGGTATTACTTGTATTAAAGAGAATGGGTTTAGTGAATCATTTGGTTCTTGTTGAAGATCTACCGAAAAGAAATGAACTCATAAAAATTGACCAGTAA
- a CDS encoding acyl-CoA dehydrogenase family protein, with the protein MQYNPIYYKDEHFAFADAVRKFVEKEILPHVNEWDEAETFPRELYKKAAEVGLMASGFDERYGGIPDTDAFYTLLGCVELAKAASGGLIASLLSHMIGAPPINSFASEEVKAEVLPQILSGEKISALAITEPGGGSDVAALKTKAVKDGDDYIVTGEKTFITSGIRADYYTVAVRTDPEGKGPNGISMLLIDAHTPGITKTKLDKMGWWASDTAHLHFDNVRVPARNLIGPENMGFFVIMNNFNMERFFLAASSYGYAKVCYEEALDWAQQRRTFGKRLVDHQVVRHKLVDMATRLQTTRTLLEDTAYKMGRPELQGNEMIAQICMLKNVATQTMQFCADAAVQTLGGMGFMRGMKSERIYREVKVNMIGGGAEEIMKDLASRQLGF; encoded by the coding sequence ATGCAATACAATCCAATTTATTATAAAGATGAACACTTTGCATTTGCCGATGCTGTACGAAAATTTGTAGAAAAAGAAATTTTACCTCATGTAAATGAGTGGGATGAGGCAGAGACATTTCCACGTGAGCTTTATAAAAAAGCAGCAGAAGTTGGATTAATGGCATCAGGATTTGATGAGCGATATGGGGGTATCCCAGATACTGATGCTTTCTATACCTTATTGGGTTGTGTGGAGTTAGCAAAAGCTGCTTCAGGTGGTTTAATTGCATCTTTACTTTCACATATGATTGGTGCGCCTCCAATCAATAGTTTTGCAAGTGAAGAAGTTAAAGCAGAAGTATTGCCACAGATTCTGTCTGGAGAAAAAATTTCTGCGCTTGCGATTACTGAACCGGGTGGTGGCTCAGATGTAGCTGCATTAAAAACCAAAGCCGTTAAAGATGGCGATGATTATATTGTCACTGGTGAAAAGACTTTTATTACTTCAGGGATCCGTGCAGATTATTATACGGTTGCTGTGCGTACTGATCCTGAAGGAAAAGGTCCAAATGGAATTTCAATGCTATTGATTGATGCTCATACACCAGGTATTACCAAAACAAAACTGGATAAAATGGGTTGGTGGGCATCTGATACGGCACATCTACACTTTGACAATGTTAGAGTTCCTGCAAGAAATCTGATTGGTCCTGAAAATATGGGTTTCTTCGTGATCATGAATAACTTCAATATGGAGCGTTTCTTCCTTGCTGCAAGTAGTTATGGTTATGCAAAAGTCTGTTATGAAGAGGCATTAGATTGGGCACAACAACGTCGTACTTTTGGTAAGCGACTCGTTGATCATCAAGTGGTTCGTCATAAATTGGTAGATATGGCAACACGTCTGCAAACGACGCGGACATTGCTTGAAGATACTGCATATAAAATGGGACGACCAGAACTTCAAGGCAATGAAATGATTGCACAAATTTGTATGTTGAAAAATGTCGCAACGCAAACCATGCAGTTCTGTGCGGACGCAGCTGTTCAAACCTTGGGTGGTATGGGCTTTATGCGTGGCATGAAATCTGAACGTATCTATCGTGAAGTGAAGGTCAATATGATTGGTGGTGGTGCTGAAGAAATCATGAAAGATTTGGCAAGTCGTCAGTTAGGATTTTAA
- a CDS encoding TetR/AcrR family transcriptional regulator — protein MIATSLDQIQPIACFDDTPRGRLLLGAAYLFHKQGYAKTTVRELAQFIGIQSGSLFHHFKTKDDILANVMEQTIIYNHACLESAIANSDDPKQQLRALIKAELEAISGDTGAAMAVLVYEWFALSPENQKRLLKLRNDYEQIWLDIIQKLHHQGKIKHDPFIWRRLIGGSIAWTVTWFKPEGKMTLDQLTDIVWDMTLNPAQ, from the coding sequence ATGATTGCGACTTCTCTTGACCAAATCCAACCGATTGCATGCTTTGATGACACACCACGTGGTCGTTTATTGTTAGGGGCTGCTTATTTATTTCATAAACAAGGTTATGCCAAAACCACTGTTCGTGAACTCGCTCAATTTATCGGCATTCAATCGGGTAGCTTATTTCATCATTTCAAAACCAAAGATGATATTTTGGCAAATGTGATGGAACAAACCATTATTTACAATCATGCTTGTCTAGAAAGTGCAATTGCGAATTCTGATGATCCAAAACAGCAACTTCGTGCTTTAATCAAAGCTGAATTAGAAGCCATATCTGGAGATACAGGTGCAGCCATGGCCGTATTGGTTTACGAATGGTTTGCGCTTTCGCCTGAAAATCAAAAAAGACTGTTAAAACTCAGAAATGATTACGAGCAAATTTGGCTCGATATTATTCAAAAGCTCCATCATCAAGGCAAAATTAAACATGATCCTTTTATTTGGCGCCGTCTGATTGGTGGATCAATTGCATGGACTGTAACTTGGTTTAAACCTGAAGGGAAAATGACTTTAGATCAATTGACCGATATCGTTTGGGATATGACATTAAATCCAGCTCAATAA